One genomic region from Electrophorus electricus isolate fEleEle1 chromosome 23, fEleEle1.pri, whole genome shotgun sequence encodes:
- the LOC118240693 gene encoding uncharacterized protein LOC118240693 has translation MGFSTVLIGLLLIMVKIIPDPGMSYNITSNNSSFPVYLPGMSNLTISSQFNESSFPIYLPVSGSCAAPELCCPLENDSCNNNGCFCDVACLRFHDCCPDFISTCVTGMSYNTTNTTNNPSSFPTYLPGSCKAAPALCCGGYNLSCFRGCFCDEACVSFGDCCSDYNSTCKGLPDVLIVNVRLRASLDKPEEAVLYTASQALGEILKNYSDVFSLLILKIKKT, from the exons ATGGGTTTCTCCACTGTTCTCATTGGCCTCCTGTTGATCATGGTAAAGATCATACCAGACCCAG GCATGTCATACAATATAACTTCCAACAATTCCAGCTTCCCAGTATATTTACCAG GCATGTCAAACCTTACCATTTCAAGCCAGTTCAACGAGTCCAGCTTCCCAATATATTTACCAG TGTCAGGAAGCTGTGCTGCTCCTGAATTGTGCTGTCCTTTAGAAAATGATAGCTGCAATAATAATGGCTGTTTCTGTGATGTGGCTTGCCTGAGATTCCATGACTGCTGTCCTGACTTCATATCCACCTGTGTCACAG GCATGTCATACAATACAACTAATACAACTAACAACCCATCCAGCTTCCCAACATATTTACCAG GAAGCTGTAAGGCAGcacctgctctctgctgtggtgGATATAACCTTAGTTGCTTTCGAGGCTGCTTCTGTGATGAAGCCTGTGTGAGCTTTGGGGACTGCTGCTCAGACTACAACAGCACATGCAAAG GTTTGCCTGATGTGCTCATTGTGAACGTGCGACTTAGAGCTAGTCTGGACAAACCAGAGGAAGCAGTTCTTTACACG GCTTCTCAAGCTCTGggggaaattttaaaaaattatagtGATGTTTTTTCGCTTCTAATCCTGAAAATCAAAAAAACATGA